One Gallus gallus isolate bGalGal1 chromosome 11, bGalGal1.mat.broiler.GRCg7b, whole genome shotgun sequence DNA window includes the following coding sequences:
- the HSBP1 gene encoding heat shock factor-binding protein 1: MAETDPKTVQDLTAVVQTLLQQMQDKFQTMSDQIIGRIDDMSCRIDDLEKNIADLMTQAGVEELEGENKAPATTNKS; encoded by the exons ATGGCGGAGACCGACCCCAAAACCGTGCAGGACCTCACGGCCGTG GTGCAGACGTTGCTTCAGCAAATGCAGGACAAATTTCAAACCATGTCTGACCAAATAATTGGACGAA TTGATGACATGAGCTGCCGCATAGATGACCTGGAGAAAAACATAGCAGACCTGATGACACAAGCGGGAGTAGAAGAACTGGAAGGAGAGAACAAAGCCCCTGCTACTACTAACAAGAGTTAA